The DNA segment TCTGTTCTAGTAATGGATGAAGAGAATGGTTAAGCTTCAAACAAACATCTACTGGAGAATCTAGAGGACAGTTAATCAGTTTCTTTGAGAGTCAGCTTGAGGCTTAGCTAgttagcatatatatatatatatatatctatatatctgagGAAATGAACAGCACTCCTCTCCACAATATCTTTAAGCAGTGAAGCCTCTAGGAACTAGGATGTTATACTTTGGATCCTAAACACTCATTTCCTTCCAAGTGTTAGCATCCCAAGAGAAATCCCAGAATTCTTTGCCCTTTTCTTTACCTCTACTGGAATAAGACTAAGTATATTTAAGACCAGCAGAAAACACTGTTCGGTTTTTACTCGGAAGTCATTACATTAACCAATAAAACCCTGTGGAAGCCTGTAGTGCCTAgagcactcccccccccctcccagcctCCCAGCCCCCCCATGTACTCACAGGCACCAGGATCTGTTTGCACTGGTTTAGCAGGATGGCGTCCTGCAGCGCGTGGTCCGAGACCGGGCCGAACGGGCATTGGCCCGGAGGCAGGCCGGCCAGGTGCAGGTTGAAGAGGCGCTTGACTTCACTGAGCGTCAGCACGAAGTGCCGGCGGAAAGTGGAGCGCACAAAGTCTTGCAGCTCCGGCCCGGGCGCAGAGTGGCCGTTCTGGGGGTCGGGGGAGCCCGGGTAACCGTTGAGGGAGCCGTTAGGGATGGAGGCGGCGGAGGCCAGGGTGTCGGAGGTGTCCATGGGCTCCTCTGAGTCGCTGAGGGGCTCCTGCTTGACACGGACGGACGacgaggaggtggaggcggaggcACTGGCATTGCCACCCGGGGCAGAGCCTTTGCGGCGGGCGTCCATGTCCCTCTGCAGTGTGGCCTGGTTGTCACGGGCACTCTCCCGTGCAGACTTCACACGCTGCTCACCAGTCACATGAAGTGGTTCTGAAAAAGGCCAGCCGATACACCAGGATTAGGAGCATTCCATGACAAATCATTTCATACACAAAACATTTCTTTGCAGTGTGTCTACCTTGATCAAGTCAGCACCTGAATGAAGGCTGGGTTTGTTATAACATTCTTGAGGCAGGTTTCTACCACTTGAGATTCATAAATGAATGAGAAAATGCCTCAATATTGCTCATTATCGCACTGACAACGTGTAATGAAACCATCAAATCTATGCTAATTACTCATTGTGTGGACTTATGGACCAaagtctcataaaatgtaaacAGGATGCAAATTTACTCAAGGCTAGTCTATTGTGACATTGACACCGTCTTGATGAACTCAGTAATTTGTCTAAAGTCCAGTCGTATTGGTACAACTAGCAGGGCTAAAGTGCAGCACTGATAATTACATCACCATCAAATAGGCTTTTCTTCTCCACCTCCAAAGGCTTCTATCTATGGCAGACTGATCATGATAAGCATGAGAGTGGCGACACAGGTAGAGAACAACATGCCCTACATGGACCACTGCAGTGGGCTGAACACAGACCTGCTTGAGAATCTTTCTTTGGTGCAAAGTCCTCCTTGGAGAAATTGAACACCTTCTCCAGCCTGTGGGGAAACACAAGTAGTTCAGTGTCCTCACTTAGCTAGAGTGGGTAAAGGCTATGTAGGTGTCTATTGTCTCTGTGTCTATTGGTCTCACTTAGCCTGGATGCCCAGCCACAACATGTTCTGCCTCTGTGCCACGTCTGGGTGCTTCTTGATGAAGTCGTGGTCGCTGGGCAACAAGAACTCCCAGCCACGGTTGATCCTGGGGACCGCCATCTGCTCCAGGAAGTCCTTCACGTCCTCTGGGGGTAACTAGGCAGGGGGTAGCATTTCATTTGATAAACACAGCTCAACAAAAATAGCCCTTCCATGTACTGTTAGCACATGTACAGTAACACTGTCTGGACTGGGGATATCAACTGGCCCATACTGTTGTTGTGCTCATGAGTTCACAAACAATTGTGCTAAAGATCATTATTTCTTTATCAATCAACAGAATCATACATCAGCACAATGAATGAATTACTGCATGTTATATCTGAAATGTATACATAAATCATAGTTATCGCCGTTCTGTTCTGCCGTAACACCAGAGAGCACTGTGATACAAGGAGCTGTTTCAGTGTGAAGTTATGAGGAAAAAGTCGTGCGTTCATCAGTACCTTTATGACAGCGGCCACCTCCTTCCTCATCACGGAGCGCTCCTGAGTGAACCGCCACATCTAAAAGGCGAGGACAAGCGCCAGGGGCACAGATGAGAGGCATGTTCCAACAGGGCTGTGAGAAAACCACACTGCCACCATCACTCACATCATGAGACGAGGACTCACCACAAAGTCCCTGCCCCTGCAGAGCACCTCAGCAGGCACGCCACTGTGGGGGCTGCAGTTGGTCTTTGGGTAGAGCACATCGCTGCGCAGGAAAGAGTATAGCAACATCAGCTCTGGCCTAATAAGCACTCTATTAATACAGTGGTTTACCGAGTCTTTCACACAATATTGACTAAGTGTTCCTTAACAGCCTTCCAATAATCTACACATGCTCACAGATTCATGATAATTTAGTATTATCAGATTCACTGATCCCTTTGATAATGTGTACGATGATAATGATAAGATGCTATAGGAAATTGGCCATCAGTTATATCCATTTCCATTATAAAGTGTTGAAAATATGCATAGTCTTTGCAAAGAAAGTGTACAAGTAACTGAAACAAATAGCACTGAAAGAGAGTGGAGCTCACCTCTTGACAACCCAGTTGCCCTGTACGAGCATCGCCACCTGCTGGATGCAGCGCAGTACTGACGTGGAGTCTGTGCCTGTAGCCAGCAGGCCCATTAGGTTGGCAAATGGCATCACCTTCACTGTAGCGacaggagaaagaagaaagaaaacacacaaatgaagagCTATGTCTGGCGAGTCGATCTTTCTCAGCATTTAGAATCAGGGGGATAAGTGGGTGAAGTAATGTTTTGAgcctttaaaacaaaaacattagccatgcagcactgcacacaaaaaaaaaaaatgtttgagcAGCTTGAAACAGCTTAAAGACACTTTCCATATGAAACAATCAGGACAATTGAGGATAATTTTATATAGGAAGTATTGGGAAAGGCTCAACACTAATTCACAGTGCATTATTAGATATATCTAATGTACTATTCCTAACCAAAGTAAGTGGTTCCCAGTAGTAATAATTCATGATTGGCAGAATTGTGGTTTTTGTATCAATTTTTGTCTGTCAAGAGGATCAAAATGATTATTTCAGCTAGATGTCATAGCAGTTCCTCATAACACAAACATATCATATCATCCAATGCTTTGTCTCTTTGCCAAACACCTGATACAATTTCAAAAATCCATGATTTTGTCGCTTCAAAAGCTGTGATGGAGAAACCTCTCAACGTAAAAACTAGA comes from the Clupea harengus unplaced genomic scaffold, Ch_v2.0.2, whole genome shotgun sequence genome and includes:
- the polr3e gene encoding DNA-directed RNA polymerase III subunit RPC5 codes for the protein MASGDDDDPIIQEFDVYLAKSLSEKLYLFQYPVRPSTMTYDDAHHLSAKIKPKQQKVELEVAMDTMGANYCRSKGEQIALNVDGTSCEESNLYSVKMMDKQTLQSIQATTDTSRYAAAIFRKGEFHLTPLQGILQMRPSFSYLDKADTKHREREAANEAGDSSQDEAEEDTKQITVRFSRPESEQARQRRVQSYDFLQKKCAEEPWVHLHYHGVKDGRSEHERQYLFCQSMGATESTELVKTPSEYLAMLMPPVAEEKIVKPTGPSNVLSMAQLRTLPLGDQVKTLMKNVKVMPFANLMGLLATGTDSTSVLRCIQQVAMLVQGNWVVKSDVLYPKTNCSPHSGVPAEVLCRGRDFVMWRFTQERSVMRKEVAAVIKLPPEDVKDFLEQMAVPRINRGWEFLLPSDHDFIKKHPDVAQRQNMLWLGIQAKLEKVFNFSKEDFAPKKDSQAEPLHVTGEQRVKSARESARDNQATLQRDMDARRKGSAPGGNASASASTSSSSVRVKQEPLSDSEEPMDTSDTLASAASIPNGSLNGYPGSPDPQNGHSAPGPELQDFVRSTFRRHFVLTLSEVKRLFNLHLAGLPPGQCPFGPVSDHALQDAILLNQCKQILVPFPPQIRAAADEQKVF